The window TTTGGCAATTATAATTGATTCATACTATTTGTGGTATTGTTTTATTTTTTGCTGTATCATTTTTGAGTTGCAGGTGCCCCATACACAACAATTGCAACTGATATAACAGGCACTGCCTATACCGATAACGACGTTACCAATGGAACTACATATTATTATGTTGTAACTGCAATCATAAACGGAAGTGAGGGGGTGGATTCTAATGAAGCTTCGGCCACTCCGACAACTTTAGTTGACCCAAACCAGCCGACTGGCGACAAGGCTCTTCTTGTAATCACCATGGTAACTGGCGAACGAAAAGAATATGAGATGACCTCAGATAAAATCAATGACTTTATGATATGGTATAATGGCAAAGCTGCATCAAGCCCGACCTATATGATTGAGAAGAATCACAATAAAGCATCGTTCACAAGCCGCAAAGATTATATTGCATACGATCAGATTTCATACTTTGAAGTAAATGAATATAATAATTAATGAAATTGTTGTGTCAAATCAGTAATTAGAAAGGCGGGTATCCGGTATTCCGGGCCCGCCTTTTAAATGAGTGAATTATATCATTTCCGTGTGATGTCGTATTATATTTATGGGTATTTACATGCCTTATTCAGCAAATAACTGTAAAGCATAATATTAAAGAACCCCAGTATTTACAAGGAGTTCTCGTATTTACTAGGGTTCAAAAATAATGGAGACAACAGGACTCGAACCTGCGGCCCTCTACACGTCAAGCAGATGCTCTCCCAGCTGAGCTATGTCTCCATAAAAGCATTTTAACTGAAAACTTAAGAAAAGGCAAGCGAAATTATTCCAATAATTCAAACATTTTACACCAGCCAGTCCATGCGGTGGCAACTGCTTTGAAGTCCTGAATAAAACTTTGAAATATGGAGTCCATCCATGAGTGCATGATTCACCAGGACCGATACCGGTATTTTTATGTCTCCTTCTGAGGTGAAATACTTTCCCCAGGTGATACGAGGGTTGCTGTCCGCAGGAACCGGAACCGGCTGAACGATGGAAGTATAGCTTACCCAGGGAATGCTGGAAAGGAAAAAGCGTTGGTCTTCATCCTCACCCTCTGCAAGAGTCTGGCTCTGCCTTGCCAGTTCCTGACGCTGCTTGGAATCCTTTAGAAATTCATCAAAGGGCAGCCGGTCATCTGCGGTGCAATAGCAATAGCTTTCGTTTTCCAGTGCCAGGGTGTAGGAAGAAATGCAGTGATCATATTCAATGATCCCGTTTCCACGGAGACGGCGGCGGAATTCCGGGATAGAGTTAGCAGTCCGTGCCGCCGCGTATAGGAAAGTCAGGTAAAAAGGCAGCCCTTCTTCTTTGATACAGCTCATAAAATCTGTAATATCCAGATTCACAGTCATACCTACATATGGATAAGCGAGATTGCGGAAAAGGTCAAACTGTTCCTTTCGCGGATAATGTTCCATGTCAAGTTCATAATAACTCATAAAACACACCTCCTGGATTTCATAAGTCGATTTAAGTGAATTACGTTAGTGAATTACGTT of the Lacrimispora indolis DSM 755 genome contains:
- a CDS encoding CatA-like O-acetyltransferase, which codes for MSYYELDMEHYPRKEQFDLFRNLAYPYVGMTVNLDITDFMSCIKEEGLPFYLTFLYAAARTANSIPEFRRRLRGNGIIEYDHCISSYTLALENESYCYCTADDRLPFDEFLKDSKQRQELARQSQTLAEGEDEDQRFFLSSIPWVSYTSIVQPVPVPADSNPRITWGKYFTSEGDIKIPVSVLVNHALMDGLHISKFYSGLQSSCHRMDWLV